One Mesorhizobium sp. J428 DNA segment encodes these proteins:
- a CDS encoding LLM class flavin-dependent oxidoreductase: MKFYMMHLMPYADLDLDYDKTYNSAWITLPNSYYDPKKGAKLYNRYLDELEYADQLGFDGVCVNEHHQNAYGLMPQPGVMAGALARRTKKVKIAILGRALPLLNNPVTVAEEFAMVDNITEGRFIAGFVRGIGAEYHAWSSNPADSHDRFHEAHDLILRAWTETGPFSFEGKHYHFEYVNLWPRPYQTPRPPIWIPSQGSSETIEWASHPDRRYTYLQTFTPVSMLAKYMKMYKDMAKGHGYEATEDQLGWSVPIYVAESDEIARREAKPHIENFLNKFLRMPKEMLLPPGYLSLKSMLGVMQAKSAIGGQQTIDTVMEKGMFICGSPETVRQKLSEYHGEIGFGHLLSLLQFGTLPAELTRKSMELYATEVIPYLRANAAAKVAEAAE; the protein is encoded by the coding sequence ATGAAATTCTACATGATGCATCTGATGCCGTATGCGGATCTCGATCTCGACTACGACAAGACGTACAACTCGGCCTGGATCACGCTGCCCAACAGCTATTACGACCCGAAGAAGGGCGCGAAGCTCTACAATCGCTACCTCGACGAACTGGAATATGCCGATCAGCTCGGCTTCGACGGCGTCTGCGTCAACGAACACCACCAGAACGCCTATGGGCTGATGCCGCAGCCCGGCGTAATGGCCGGCGCGCTCGCGCGGCGCACCAAGAAGGTCAAGATCGCGATCCTCGGCCGCGCCCTGCCGCTGCTCAACAATCCGGTCACGGTCGCGGAGGAGTTCGCGATGGTGGACAACATCACCGAGGGCCGGTTCATCGCCGGCTTCGTGCGCGGCATCGGCGCGGAGTATCACGCCTGGAGCTCCAACCCGGCGGATTCGCACGATCGCTTCCACGAAGCGCATGACCTGATCCTGCGCGCCTGGACCGAGACCGGTCCGTTCTCTTTCGAGGGCAAGCACTATCACTTCGAATATGTGAACCTGTGGCCGCGCCCCTACCAGACTCCGCGTCCGCCGATCTGGATCCCGTCGCAGGGGTCGAGCGAGACGATCGAATGGGCCTCGCATCCGGATCGCCGCTACACCTACCTGCAGACCTTCACGCCGGTCTCCATGCTCGCCAAATACATGAAGATGTACAAGGACATGGCAAAGGGCCACGGCTATGAGGCAACCGAGGATCAGCTCGGCTGGTCGGTTCCGATCTATGTCGCCGAGTCGGACGAGATCGCGCGCCGCGAGGCCAAGCCGCACATCGAGAACTTCCTCAACAAGTTCCTGCGCATGCCGAAAGAGATGCTCCTGCCGCCCGGCTATCTGTCGCTCAAGTCGATGCTGGGCGTGATGCAGGCGAAGTCGGCGATCGGCGGGCAGCAGACGATCGATACCGTGATGGAAAAGGGCATGTTCATCTGCGGCAGCCCCGAGACGGTGCGCCAGAAGCTATCCGAATATCACGGGGAGATCGGCTTCGGCCACCTGCTGTCGCTGCTGCAGTTCGGCACGTTGCCGGCCGAGCTCACGCGCAAGAGCATGGAGCTCTATGCGACGGAGGTGATCCCGTATCTGCGCGCCAATGCGGCCGCCAAGGTCGCGGAAGCCGCGGAGTGA
- a CDS encoding GntR family transcriptional regulator, which translates to MDSKNSGTVPSKDASDANGAVEIAYRHIRAAIISGDLRSGETLQEAKLAERIGVSRTPIREALSRLGNEGLVVLERYRRGQVASFSMADVAEIFRLRAKLEGHGARRAALRITPAQIAHLEAIESEMEAVFADLGWHRHLSRFDELNNEFHATIARAADSPRLEKILASSLELPASIFNQYSEPVDERTKRTHRQHNEIIAALKTRNPDWAEAAMSGHLFSILHDPKPDPES; encoded by the coding sequence ATGGACAGCAAAAACTCCGGCACAGTGCCGTCGAAAGACGCTTCCGATGCGAACGGGGCAGTTGAGATCGCCTACCGCCATATTCGCGCAGCGATCATTTCCGGTGACCTTCGCTCCGGCGAAACCCTGCAGGAGGCCAAGCTCGCGGAGAGGATCGGCGTCAGCCGCACGCCCATCCGCGAGGCGCTGAGCCGGCTCGGCAACGAAGGCCTCGTCGTCCTCGAACGCTACAGGCGCGGCCAGGTCGCGAGCTTCTCGATGGCGGATGTCGCGGAGATCTTCCGCCTCCGCGCCAAACTCGAGGGCCACGGCGCCAGGCGCGCCGCGCTGCGGATCACCCCGGCGCAGATCGCCCACCTGGAGGCGATCGAATCCGAGATGGAAGCTGTCTTCGCCGATCTCGGCTGGCACAGGCACCTTTCCCGTTTCGACGAGCTCAACAACGAGTTCCATGCCACCATAGCGCGGGCTGCGGACAGCCCCCGGCTGGAGAAGATCCTGGCGTCTTCCCTCGAGCTTCCCGCCTCGATCTTCAACCAGTACAGCGAGCCTGTGGACGAGCGGACCAAACGCACCCACCGGCAGCACAACGAGATCATCGCCGCCCTGAAGACGCGCAACCCCGACTGGGCGGAAGCGGCGATGAGCGGCCATCTGTTCTCGATCCTCCACGATCCGAAGCCCGACCCCGAAAGCTGA
- a CDS encoding alpha/beta fold hydrolase, producing the protein MAHTETIETVADCSIRVMRKGKGEPLLFLHGASGAGRWLPFMEMLSERYDVIVPEHPGFGGSDTPEWLDTVGDLAYFYLDVIDHLGLDGVHLVGTSIGGWIAAELATRSCEKIKTLTLVAPAGIHVKGLKKGDMFMWSPEELAQNLFHNQEIAKAMPQPGNDEELMVVLKNRLMTAKLGWQPRFYNPHLRKWLHRVDVPTLIVWGDDDKLIPAGYGPAYRDLIPNSELEIISECGHLPHVEKAQEFTSKVVNFIQGAA; encoded by the coding sequence ATGGCGCATACGGAAACGATCGAAACGGTCGCGGATTGCAGCATCCGCGTGATGCGCAAGGGCAAGGGCGAACCGTTGCTCTTCCTGCATGGTGCGTCGGGCGCAGGCCGCTGGCTCCCCTTCATGGAGATGCTGTCGGAGCGCTACGACGTCATCGTCCCCGAGCATCCCGGCTTCGGCGGTTCCGACACGCCCGAATGGCTCGATACGGTCGGCGACCTCGCTTATTTCTACCTGGACGTGATCGACCATCTCGGGCTGGACGGCGTCCACCTCGTCGGCACGTCGATCGGCGGCTGGATCGCCGCGGAGCTTGCCACCCGTTCCTGCGAGAAGATCAAGACGCTCACTCTGGTGGCGCCGGCGGGCATCCATGTGAAGGGGCTCAAGAAGGGCGACATGTTCATGTGGTCGCCGGAGGAACTGGCGCAGAACCTCTTCCACAACCAGGAAATCGCCAAGGCGATGCCTCAGCCGGGCAATGACGAGGAACTGATGGTCGTTTTGAAGAACCGGCTGATGACGGCCAAACTGGGTTGGCAGCCGCGCTTCTACAATCCGCACCTGCGCAAGTGGCTGCACCGCGTCGATGTCCCGACGCTGATTGTCTGGGGTGACGACGACAAGCTGATCCCGGCCGGATACGGTCCGGCCTACCGCGACCTCATCCCGAACTCCGAGCTCGAGATCATCTCCGAATGCGGACACCTGCCGCATGTGGAAAAGGCCCAGGAGTTCACCTCCAAGGTGGTCAACTTCATCCAGGGAGCCGCGTGA
- a CDS encoding SDR family NAD(P)-dependent oxidoreductase — translation MTGRFSMAGKVAMVTGAASGLGLAIAEVLAEAGAHVALADIDREGLDRAVGAIAAAGGRAEPVQLDVSDRGAIRQATDDLVARRGRLDAMVANAGVTAGPGYLTELGQINAVDDGQWDRVLQINLTGVFATIQAAAKHMKAQKSGRIIAVASVAGLKSEVMCGYAYTATKSAVVNLVRQSAMELAAYDVMVNGIAPGPFRTNIAGGRIRQPDVAQQFASMVPLGRIADPDEIKGLALLLASPASSFMTGVTIPIDGGIMAR, via the coding sequence GTGACTGGGCGCTTTTCGATGGCCGGCAAGGTGGCCATGGTGACGGGGGCGGCGAGCGGACTGGGTCTGGCAATCGCCGAGGTCCTCGCAGAGGCTGGCGCGCACGTGGCGCTGGCGGATATCGACCGCGAAGGACTGGACCGGGCGGTGGGGGCGATCGCGGCAGCCGGTGGAAGGGCGGAGCCGGTTCAGCTTGACGTCTCCGACCGCGGAGCCATCCGGCAGGCGACCGACGATCTCGTCGCCCGGCGGGGGAGGCTGGACGCGATGGTGGCCAACGCCGGCGTGACCGCCGGTCCGGGCTATCTCACCGAACTGGGACAGATCAACGCGGTCGACGACGGCCAGTGGGACCGGGTGCTGCAGATCAACCTAACCGGCGTCTTCGCAACCATCCAGGCGGCGGCCAAGCACATGAAGGCGCAGAAGAGCGGCCGTATCATCGCGGTCGCCTCCGTGGCCGGGCTGAAATCCGAAGTCATGTGCGGCTACGCCTACACTGCGACGAAATCGGCGGTGGTGAACCTCGTCCGCCAGTCGGCGATGGAACTCGCAGCCTATGACGTCATGGTCAACGGCATCGCGCCCGGCCCGTTCAGGACGAACATCGCCGGCGGCCGCATCCGCCAACCGGACGTGGCGCAGCAGTTCGCCTCGATGGTACCGCTGGGACGGATCGCGGATCCGGATGAGATCAAGGGTCTTGCCCTTCTGCTTGCCTCGCCCGCATCGAGCTTCATGACGGGAGTGACGATCCCGATCGATGGCGGCATCATGGCGAGGTGA
- a CDS encoding VOC family protein, whose product MSKFDIAPAAGRLIQTAFITKDIHASMREMTRTMGVGPWFLRERGVFPRQIYRGQPSSTALAIAMGYAGDMQFEIIQQLDDSPSVYREVAERSGYGLHHFGVAADDYDAAIAHYGSEGYTLAYEAEVAHGARVGYFDTHGALPAMIEVIEFRPATRAMFDGFRDAARGWDGQDPVRIRAPI is encoded by the coding sequence ATGAGCAAGTTCGACATCGCTCCGGCCGCAGGCCGGCTGATCCAGACGGCCTTCATCACGAAGGACATCCACGCCTCGATGCGGGAGATGACGCGCACGATGGGCGTCGGCCCCTGGTTCCTGCGCGAGCGCGGCGTTTTTCCCCGGCAGATCTATCGCGGTCAGCCTTCTTCCACCGCGCTCGCCATCGCAATGGGCTATGCCGGCGACATGCAGTTCGAGATCATCCAGCAACTCGACGACTCGCCGTCGGTCTATCGCGAGGTCGCCGAGCGCAGCGGATACGGGCTGCATCATTTCGGCGTCGCCGCCGATGACTACGACGCGGCGATCGCCCACTATGGAAGCGAAGGCTACACGCTCGCCTACGAGGCGGAAGTGGCTCACGGCGCGCGCGTCGGATATTTCGATACACACGGCGCCCTGCCGGCCATGATCGAGGTGATTGAGTTCAGGCCGGCGACACGCGCCATGTTCGACGGTTTTCGCGATGCCGCGCGCGGCTGGGATGGACAGGATCCCGTCCGCATCAGAGCACCGATCTGA
- a CDS encoding Zn-dependent hydrolase, whose translation MMASVARTPGHAHREHDELSTLFDALRNAAFDGVGISRLAYSEAESQALEMIEVEARRVGLTTERDAAANLVATLPGSDGDLPFIACGSHIDSVPQGGNFDGAAGVVAALAVMRRLKALERPLKRTVKLFALRGEESARFGKPYLGSSCLFGKLTPSDLETKAEDDGRSMGDCMRSVGVAVDRIAAREVLLEPTSVAAWVELHIEQGPVLTARNLPIGIVSGIRGNIRHRAVECVGQAGHSGAVPRWLRHDAVFGMCELITHLDAHWRTLLERGHDLVLTSGIVATDPKVNAIARIPELVRFAFEIRSQSRATLDAVYQLFLSECASVARERGVSFRFDEKVEAAGATMDKTWIERLTAAAGRLNLPFETIASGAGHDAAVFANAGVPSAMVFVRNRHGSHNPRETMDLSDLIAGIDVMHAAIQEAAMSRGGERLARSIDEESDRDPQLEGRSR comes from the coding sequence ATGATGGCGTCGGTCGCGCGCACTCCCGGACACGCGCACAGAGAACACGACGAACTCTCGACGCTGTTCGATGCACTTCGGAACGCGGCATTCGATGGCGTGGGGATCAGCCGCCTCGCCTATAGCGAGGCGGAGAGCCAGGCTCTTGAGATGATCGAGGTTGAGGCTCGGCGCGTCGGTCTGACCACCGAAAGGGACGCCGCCGCCAACCTCGTCGCAACGCTGCCCGGATCGGATGGGGACCTTCCCTTCATCGCCTGTGGCTCGCATATCGATTCGGTGCCGCAAGGCGGAAATTTCGACGGAGCGGCCGGCGTCGTCGCGGCACTCGCCGTCATGCGCCGTTTGAAGGCGCTGGAAAGACCACTGAAGCGCACCGTCAAGCTGTTCGCGTTGCGCGGCGAAGAGAGCGCGCGATTTGGTAAACCCTATCTCGGATCAAGCTGTCTCTTTGGCAAGCTGACGCCGTCCGATCTGGAGACCAAGGCTGAGGACGACGGTCGCTCGATGGGCGACTGCATGCGCAGCGTCGGTGTCGCGGTCGACCGCATCGCAGCGCGAGAGGTATTGCTTGAGCCGACGTCGGTGGCAGCCTGGGTGGAACTCCATATCGAGCAGGGCCCGGTGCTCACTGCGCGCAACCTGCCGATAGGGATCGTCTCGGGAATCCGCGGCAACATCAGGCACCGCGCGGTCGAATGTGTCGGCCAGGCCGGCCATTCGGGGGCAGTGCCGAGATGGCTGCGCCACGACGCCGTTTTCGGGATGTGCGAACTGATCACCCATCTCGATGCGCACTGGAGGACGCTGCTCGAGCGGGGTCACGATCTGGTGCTCACCTCGGGCATTGTCGCGACCGATCCGAAGGTCAATGCAATCGCCCGCATTCCCGAACTCGTGCGTTTTGCCTTCGAAATTCGCAGTCAAAGTAGGGCCACGCTCGACGCCGTCTACCAACTCTTCCTGTCTGAATGCGCCTCGGTCGCCAGGGAACGCGGCGTGTCCTTTCGGTTCGATGAGAAGGTGGAGGCTGCCGGCGCCACTATGGACAAGACGTGGATCGAGCGACTGACCGCCGCAGCCGGTCGGCTGAACCTGCCCTTCGAGACGATCGCCAGTGGCGCCGGGCACGACGCGGCGGTGTTCGCAAATGCCGGCGTGCCGAGCGCCATGGTCTTCGTGCGCAACCGGCACGGTTCACACAATCCGCGCGAGACAATGGACCTGTCGGATCTGATCGCGGGGATAGATGTGATGCATGCCGCGATCCAGGAGGCGGCGATGTCTCGTGGGGGTGAACGGCTGGCCAGGTCCATCGACGAAGAAAGCGACCGTGATCCGCAGTTGGAAGGAAGATCAAGATGA
- the pyrF gene encoding orotidine-5'-phosphate decarboxylase has protein sequence MSAATHRPEPGNANRPATRRFAERFVDLAKARSPLCLGLDPSEDLIRLWGLDDTVEGMHRFCQTVLEAADDQIAVVKPQCGFFERLGPGGMQVMAKVVAQAKSQGSLALIDCKRGDFSRTMTGYAQAMLGADSGFGGDAMTVTAYLGLDALRPVIDRAAACGAAVFVVVRSSNADGHFLQRAVHDDGRTVSDALADSITAINRETGDGIGHVGAVIGATIDTADNAVLDRLPLSLVLAPGVGAQGAGISDVREKFGDAVRRTLPSVSRGILAQGPSVARLREAIKRYRDEAWAAAYSGR, from the coding sequence ATGTCAGCAGCGACACATCGACCCGAGCCCGGAAATGCAAACAGGCCCGCGACGCGGCGCTTCGCCGAGCGGTTTGTCGATCTGGCCAAGGCGCGCTCGCCACTGTGTCTGGGGCTGGATCCCTCGGAGGATCTCATCCGCCTATGGGGGCTGGACGACACGGTCGAGGGAATGCATCGCTTCTGCCAAACGGTCCTCGAAGCGGCGGATGACCAGATCGCGGTTGTAAAGCCGCAATGCGGCTTCTTCGAGCGTCTGGGCCCCGGCGGGATGCAGGTCATGGCGAAGGTGGTCGCACAGGCCAAGAGTCAGGGTTCGCTCGCGCTCATCGACTGCAAGCGGGGCGACTTCTCCAGGACGATGACGGGGTATGCCCAGGCAATGCTCGGAGCCGACAGCGGGTTCGGAGGCGACGCGATGACCGTCACGGCCTATCTCGGACTGGACGCGCTCCGACCGGTGATCGACAGGGCGGCTGCCTGCGGCGCGGCCGTCTTCGTCGTGGTGCGCTCGTCGAACGCCGACGGACATTTCCTGCAGAGGGCGGTGCATGACGATGGCCGGACCGTCTCGGACGCGCTCGCGGATTCCATCACGGCGATCAATCGCGAGACAGGGGACGGCATCGGACATGTCGGTGCAGTGATCGGAGCGACGATCGATACGGCGGACAATGCGGTGCTCGATCGCTTGCCCCTCTCGCTCGTGCTGGCGCCAGGTGTCGGCGCTCAGGGCGCCGGGATTTCCGACGTCAGGGAGAAGTTCGGTGACGCCGTACGGAGAACGCTGCCATCGGTGTCGCGCGGGATCCTGGCGCAGGGGCCGAGCGTTGCAAGGCTGCGCGAGGCGATCAAGCGGTATCGGGACGAGGCCTGGGCTGCGGCCTATTCGGGGCGTTGA
- a CDS encoding TRAP transporter substrate-binding protein: MMPRVAFGQAAKYPVKVAHLESPAQPRHKGLEKVGSLVKERTGGEVEFTLYPLSQLGNARQMIEGTQFGAIECTVQPAAFLGGFNPVVSVLDVPYLLPTDRALSQQLREGPFGKALLESFEKRGLHALTEWPNGRKSLTSNKSLDNLVELAGQKFRVMDSKILIDQFAAVGATAVAINFGELYTSLQTGLVDGQENPLDTITTMKFHEVQKNLVVTEHGAMEDFVLFNPTWWQALPDGHRDIIAKAFDEVRPEVEKMKEASASAALEIIKASGVNVRVADEAERAKLRDATAPKAREAYVTLAGAEGEDMLKTYDAEYKKLAG, translated from the coding sequence ATGATGCCGAGGGTCGCGTTCGGCCAGGCCGCGAAATATCCGGTGAAAGTCGCGCATCTCGAATCTCCGGCGCAGCCGCGCCACAAGGGACTTGAGAAAGTCGGCTCGCTGGTGAAGGAGCGGACAGGCGGCGAAGTCGAGTTCACCCTCTACCCGCTCTCCCAGCTTGGCAATGCGCGCCAGATGATCGAGGGCACACAGTTTGGCGCCATCGAATGTACGGTGCAGCCGGCCGCCTTCCTCGGCGGCTTCAATCCGGTGGTGTCGGTTCTCGACGTTCCCTACCTCCTGCCGACCGATCGCGCGCTGTCACAGCAATTGCGCGAGGGGCCATTCGGCAAGGCTTTGCTCGAAAGCTTCGAGAAGCGCGGTCTGCATGCGCTGACAGAATGGCCGAATGGCCGCAAAAGCCTGACCTCGAACAAATCGCTCGACAATCTGGTCGAGCTTGCGGGACAAAAGTTCCGCGTCATGGACTCCAAGATCCTGATCGATCAGTTCGCCGCGGTCGGCGCTACTGCGGTCGCGATCAATTTCGGCGAACTCTACACCTCGCTCCAGACGGGCCTGGTCGACGGCCAGGAGAACCCGCTCGACACCATCACCACCATGAAGTTCCACGAGGTGCAGAAGAACCTCGTCGTGACCGAGCATGGTGCCATGGAAGACTTTGTCCTGTTCAACCCGACCTGGTGGCAAGCGCTGCCGGACGGACACAGGGATATCATCGCGAAGGCTTTCGACGAGGTGAGACCCGAAGTCGAAAAGATGAAGGAAGCATCGGCCAGCGCAGCGCTGGAAATCATCAAGGCCTCAGGCGTCAATGTGAGGGTCGCGGATGAAGCAGAGCGCGCGAAGCTGCGCGACGCGACAGCGCCGAAGGCCCGCGAAGCCTATGTGACGCTGGCGGGCGCCGAGGGCGAGGACATGCTCAAGACTTACGACGCCGAGTACAAGAAGCTCGCCGGCTGA
- a CDS encoding TRAP transporter large permease: MVALLFVLAAVLLALAAEIFLVLGVPAVLTKYLMYPTMPDLIIGQRLVGGVEVVTLLAIPFFIFAADLMARGRMAGQLAGLFRALVGHRQGGLGHSTVVTCMVFGAAAGSAPATVAAMGRVAFPELRRSGFSERFSLGLIASSAECALLIPPSITFVVYSWLTGTSIAALFAAGMMVGIVLGLGFMALVAFTAWREGIPGIERVPWRGRWSAFVDAFWALLMQVIILAGIFSGVFTATEAAAVSAVYAVIVEVFIFRSLSLREVFAIARDSAVSTGVIFILLSMGALLAYFITLAGFDRTLLGIIQDNNVNWIVFMLCVNVLFLICGMFLDPNSIMVIFLPTLFPVSTALGIDPVHFGMIVTLNVCTGMITPPVGLDLAVTSATLGRPVEQVVAGIMPFIAVNLLVLALVSYVPWLSTFLPNLIF, encoded by the coding sequence ATGGTTGCCTTGCTCTTCGTTCTCGCGGCCGTCCTTCTGGCGCTCGCCGCGGAAATATTCCTGGTCCTCGGCGTTCCGGCGGTCCTGACCAAGTACCTCATGTATCCGACGATGCCCGACCTGATCATCGGACAGCGTCTGGTCGGCGGGGTCGAGGTTGTAACGCTGCTCGCCATCCCCTTCTTCATTTTCGCGGCGGACCTGATGGCCCGGGGCAGGATGGCAGGACAGCTTGCCGGTCTGTTCCGCGCTTTGGTCGGCCATCGACAGGGAGGACTTGGCCATTCGACCGTCGTGACCTGCATGGTGTTCGGTGCCGCGGCAGGGTCCGCTCCCGCCACGGTGGCGGCCATGGGGCGTGTCGCTTTCCCCGAGCTCAGGCGCTCCGGCTTCAGCGAGCGCTTCAGCCTCGGCCTGATCGCCTCAAGTGCGGAATGCGCACTCCTCATCCCGCCGTCGATCACGTTCGTCGTTTACAGCTGGCTGACGGGAACCTCGATCGCCGCGCTCTTCGCGGCCGGCATGATGGTGGGCATCGTTCTCGGCCTCGGTTTCATGGCGCTGGTTGCGTTCACTGCCTGGAGGGAAGGCATCCCAGGGATCGAGCGCGTACCTTGGCGGGGCAGATGGTCGGCCTTTGTCGACGCCTTCTGGGCGCTATTGATGCAGGTCATCATCCTGGCCGGAATTTTCAGCGGCGTCTTCACGGCAACGGAAGCGGCCGCGGTCTCGGCCGTCTATGCCGTGATCGTGGAGGTGTTCATCTTCCGCTCCCTGTCGTTGCGCGAAGTCTTTGCCATCGCGCGCGACAGCGCCGTCTCCACCGGGGTTATCTTCATTCTGCTGTCGATGGGCGCGCTGCTTGCCTACTTCATCACCCTTGCCGGCTTCGATCGCACGCTGCTGGGGATCATCCAGGACAACAACGTGAACTGGATCGTGTTCATGCTGTGCGTGAACGTGCTGTTTCTGATCTGCGGCATGTTCCTCGATCCGAACTCGATCATGGTGATTTTCCTGCCCACGCTCTTCCCGGTCTCGACGGCGCTCGGGATAGACCCGGTCCATTTCGGCATGATCGTGACGCTGAACGTCTGCACCGGCATGATAACGCCGCCGGTCGGGCTGGACCTCGCGGTGACCTCCGCAACGCTTGGACGACCGGTCGAGCAGGTCGTGGCCGGCATCATGCCCTTCATCGCCGTCAACCTGCTGGTCCTGGCGCTTGTCAGCTATGTGCCCTGGTTGTCGACCTTCCTACCGAACCTGATCTTCTAG
- a CDS encoding SDR family NAD(P)-dependent oxidoreductase, producing MNTASIGGFQVNPNFLTSAYSMTKYAVVALSEGMQNELAGTNVGVSVLAPAAVDTGIHLSERSRPDRLGGAYVRPENHFMGDLIKDSARPEDIGEQVAAAIELNEFYIFTHPETQHWLEARHERIRAGFDAARTGGRAPRPGR from the coding sequence GTGAACACCGCCTCGATCGGCGGCTTCCAGGTCAATCCGAACTTCCTCACCAGCGCCTATTCCATGACGAAATATGCCGTCGTCGCACTCAGCGAAGGGATGCAGAACGAGCTCGCAGGCACGAATGTGGGCGTGTCGGTTCTCGCTCCGGCAGCGGTCGACACGGGCATCCATCTGTCCGAAAGGAGCCGTCCGGATCGTCTCGGCGGCGCCTATGTTCGTCCGGAAAACCATTTCATGGGCGACCTCATCAAGGACAGCGCCAGGCCCGAGGACATCGGCGAGCAGGTCGCCGCGGCCATCGAGCTGAACGAGTTCTACATCTTCACGCATCCCGAGACGCAGCATTGGCTGGAGGCGCGGCACGAGCGGATTCGCGCGGGCTTCGACGCGGCGCGTACGGGCGGGCGGGCTCCTCGCCCAGGCCGCTGA
- a CDS encoding fumarylacetoacetate hydrolase family protein: MSRRLFSSPDYPTIPTSGGGLYPVHRIFCVGRNYVEHAREMGVEVDREAPFYFLKDAQAIVPSGSAIPYPPGTDNFHYEMELVIAVGTPVFRASESQAAAAIWGYGCGLDMTRRDLQLAARAKQRPWDLGKNFEKSAVMAALTPAAVVGTVGPQRITLKVNETIRQDAHLSDLVWSPVEIVVHLSQYYHLAPGDLIYTGTPAGVGPVVAGDRIHGEIDGLAPVDLTVGGAA; the protein is encoded by the coding sequence ATGTCCAGACGCCTCTTCAGCTCGCCCGACTACCCGACGATACCCACCTCCGGGGGCGGTCTCTACCCGGTTCACCGCATCTTCTGCGTGGGACGCAACTATGTGGAACACGCCAGGGAAATGGGCGTCGAAGTCGACCGGGAAGCGCCGTTCTACTTCCTCAAGGACGCGCAGGCGATCGTGCCGAGCGGTTCGGCCATTCCCTATCCGCCCGGCACGGACAACTTCCATTACGAGATGGAATTGGTGATTGCGGTCGGGACACCGGTCTTCCGCGCATCCGAGAGTCAGGCAGCGGCGGCCATCTGGGGCTACGGCTGCGGCCTCGACATGACGCGCCGCGATCTCCAGCTTGCCGCCCGCGCCAAGCAGAGGCCGTGGGACCTCGGAAAGAACTTCGAGAAATCGGCGGTGATGGCCGCGCTCACTCCCGCCGCGGTTGTCGGAACCGTCGGGCCGCAGCGGATCACGCTGAAGGTCAACGAGACGATCCGGCAGGACGCGCATCTCTCAGACCTCGTCTGGTCGCCGGTCGAGATCGTGGTCCATCTCTCCCAGTACTATCACCTCGCGCCGGGCGACCTGATCTACACCGGAACGCCGGCCGGCGTTGGCCCGGTCGTCGCGGGCGACCGCATCCATGGCGAGATCGACGGACTGGCGCCGGTCGATCTCACGGTGGGAGGCGCGGCGTGA
- a CDS encoding TRAP transporter small permease gives MGARFVAALGRVQAVQGFLLGLLMLAMTFGYATNVLVREVVPSFAPRLAWIDEVALFGLVWIVFLAIGLALESGRHISMRMLLDRMPPPARRAVKIVINLLGLVFSLYMVKVGWEITAFVARSGQASPTLGFSVAWLYWVMPVGFLLLAAQYLVELLGWSDRFAREIDPMHHL, from the coding sequence ATGGGCGCGCGGTTCGTCGCCGCGCTTGGGCGCGTGCAGGCCGTGCAGGGTTTCCTGCTCGGCCTGCTCATGCTTGCGATGACCTTCGGCTACGCGACCAATGTCCTGGTTCGCGAAGTCGTGCCCTCATTTGCGCCCAGGCTGGCGTGGATCGACGAGGTCGCGCTGTTCGGGCTGGTGTGGATCGTTTTCCTGGCGATCGGTCTGGCGCTGGAAAGCGGGCGCCATATCAGCATGCGAATGCTGCTCGACCGCATGCCGCCGCCGGCCCGGCGTGCGGTGAAGATCGTCATCAATCTCCTCGGCCTGGTCTTCAGCCTCTACATGGTGAAGGTTGGCTGGGAGATCACGGCCTTCGTGGCGCGCAGCGGGCAGGCGAGCCCGACGCTCGGCTTCTCCGTCGCGTGGCTCTATTGGGTCATGCCCGTCGGATTCCTCCTGCTTGCGGCGCAATATCTGGTTGAATTGCTAGGATGGTCGGACCGCTTCGCGCGCGAAATCGATCCCATGCACCATCTGTAG
- a CDS encoding SDR family NAD(P)-dependent oxidoreductase: MAAFVTGAGSGIGRGIALALAHRGVSVGVCDIRLDDAEKTASLIKAAGGKALAVKADVSVRESVEEAADAVSAAFGAVSILCNNAGIAMHGVPLHEIKQADWDWVIGVNVRRRDPRNECVHAPACSQPESRRMS, encoded by the coding sequence ATGGCTGCGTTCGTCACCGGCGCAGGATCGGGAATCGGCCGCGGGATTGCACTGGCGCTTGCCCATCGTGGCGTGAGCGTCGGGGTCTGCGACATCCGGCTGGACGATGCCGAGAAAACCGCTTCCCTGATCAAGGCGGCGGGTGGGAAGGCGCTCGCGGTCAAGGCCGACGTCTCCGTTCGCGAGTCCGTCGAAGAGGCGGCCGATGCCGTGTCCGCCGCTTTCGGAGCGGTGTCGATCCTCTGCAACAATGCCGGGATCGCGATGCACGGGGTGCCGCTTCACGAGATCAAGCAGGCCGACTGGGACTGGGTGATCGGCGTCAACGTACGTCGGCGTGATCCACGGAATGAATGTGTTCATGCCCCCGCATGCTCGCAGCCGGAAAGCCGGCGCATGTCGTGA